From the Manis javanica isolate MJ-LG chromosome 13, MJ_LKY, whole genome shotgun sequence genome, one window contains:
- the LOC140845770 gene encoding ral-GDS-related protein-like, whose translation MKLVPDLEPHEPYPDPEPAHPCAASTRDVTRKEERTILVFPSRLVAEQLTRAFATLYSRINYFECKAYLQKQSQTGDIERLAPTMHRVLREFDTLVELVTTTCLRTPSMTAQDRARVVEFWIRVAKECLALRNFAALHAILLALQSRALGRLKRTWRHVSWRSTRMYKNLTKKVKWVTRKHLLKELESILRARQRDRMGPEERKRKGMVPYLGLFLADLPKEKLLEHNEDVATLQDEIMVHKHMAGVYDLERDEHFMSFAQAMEPLDEEQSYSLSCQLEPQGQGAGRKGLLQFFRSHKM comes from the exons atGAAGCTTGTCCCGGacctggagccccatgagccgtACCCGGACCCGGAGCCTGCCCATCCCTGTGCTGCAAGCACCCGGGATGTGACGAGAAAGGAGGAGCGGACCATCCTGGTGTTTCCCTCccgcctggtggccgagcagctgacccgGGCCTTTGCG ACGCTGTACAGCAGGATAAACTATTTTGAATGCAAGGCCTACCTACAGAAGCAGTCACAGACGGGAGACATTGAGCGCCTGGCCCCCACCATGCATAGGGTCCTGAGGGAATTTGACACCTTGGTTGAGTTggtcaccaccacctgcctcAGGACTCCAAGCATGACAGCCCAGGATagggcccgagtggtggagttctggatccggGTTGCCAAG gagtgtctggccCTCAGGAATTTCGCGGCactccatgccattctcttggccctgcagagTCGTGCCTTAGGTCGCCTGAAAAGGACCTGGAGACatgtttcctg gaGGAGCACCAGGATGTATAAAAACCTGACAAAAAAGGTCAAGTGGGTTACCAGGAAGCATCTCCTCAAG GAGCTGGAGTCCATATTGAGGGCAAGGCAGCGGGACCGCATGGGACccgaggagaggaagaggaag ggcatggtcccctACCTTGGATTGTTTCTGGCTGACCTGCCTAAAGAGAAACTCCTGGAGCATAATGAGGAc gttgCTACCCTCCAGGACGAGATCATGGTGCACAAGCACATGGCCGGGGTGTATGACCTGGAGAGGGACGAGCACTTCATGTCCTTTGCCCAGGCCATGGAGCCCCTGGAcgaggagcagag ctacagcctgtcctgccagctggagccccaaGGCCAGGGGGCCGGCAGAAAGGGACTGTTGCAGTTCTTCAGGTCCCACAAGATGTAA